The following nucleotide sequence is from Kineobactrum salinum.
GGTTATCGTCCTGTCCTTCGCGCTGTTTGGTCTCGAGTCCATTCTGGTCAGTGGCGGGCGCGATACCGTCGCTGAAGTCAATGGCGAAGCCATCAGTCCGGCGGAGTTGCAGCAGGCAGTCGACACCCAGCGCCGTCAACTGATCTCGATGCTGGGCGAGGATCTCGATCCCGCAATGCTGGATGAACAGCGTTTGAGCGCGCGGGCACTGGAAGGCATCATAAACCGCAAGGTCCTGCTGCAGTCCGCTGTCGAACTTGATCTTGTCGTGTCTGAACAGGAGCTGGGCAAGGTTATCGCGGGCATGGAGCAGTTCCAGATGGACGGCCAGTTTTCGCCGGAAATGTACAAGAGCCTGCTCGCTTCGGCCGGTTATACGCCGGCCTCGTTCAAGAGGGCCTTGCGCGACGACCTGCTGGTGAACCAGCTGCGCTCCGGTCTGGCCGGCAGCGATTTTGCCACTCCTGCCGAACTGGAGTTGAACGCTCGCATCCTCGGTGAGCAGCGCGACATCCGTTATCTGACCATTCCCTTCGCCCCCTTTCTGGAAGATGCCGGCGGCGACATTGAACAGGCCGATATCGAAGCCTATTACCGTGCCAACGAAGAACGGTTCCGCACACCCGAAACAGTAGAGCTCAATTACCTGGAGCTGACCCTGGATGATTTTCGCGAAGCCGTGGACGAAAATGCAATCGAGGAGGAGTATCAACTCGAGATCAGCAACTACCAATACCAGAGCGAAAACAGGGTTTCTCATATCCTGCTGCAACAAAGAAGCGATGAGTCCGGCGACGAGTTTGAGGCCCGGGTGAATGAGGTCCAGCAAGCGCTGGCCGGGGGGCAGGATTTTGCAGAGGTTGCCGCTGCAATGTCGGACGATGTCGGTTCCGCGTCCAACGGCGGTGACCTTGGTTTTACTGCAGGTGATGCCTTTCCTGAAGCGATGGAAGAGGCCATCGGAGCTCTGGAGGTGAACGAGATATCCGGCCCCGTGGTGACGGAAGCCGGCACGCATATCCTGCAGGTGACGGAGCGGCGTGAGGCGGATCCGCCATCGCTGGATGAATTGCGGCCAGAGCTGGAGCGACGGCTGCAGGAGCGCGAGGCACGGGTGGCATTATTGCTGGCGGTGGAAGAGTTGCGCGATCTCGCATTCAACGCGGACAATCTGCAGCGGCCGGCCAGTGAGTTGGGATTGGAAGTCAAGCGCAGTGAACCGATCTCGCGCGACCAGGACACCGGCCCGCTCGCCTCCCCCAAGGTTATTCGCGCCGCGTTTTCGGAAGATGTGCTGGAACTGGGTCATAACAGCGAGGTGCTGGAACTGGACAGTAATCGTTTCGTCGCCGTTCACGTGCATCGGCATAATCCTCCGGCGCTGCAGAGCCTCGACCTGGTACGCGATGAGATCGTGGCGGCGCTGACCGAGCAACAGGCGCGGGAACAGCTGCAAAGTGCAGCTGAAGAAGCGGTCGCGGCGGTAGAGTCGGGCGAAAGTGTGGAATCCGTGGCGAAACGCCTGGACTACGAGTGGCAGGTGGAGCTGGGCGCACAGCGCAGCAACCGGATGGTTCCGCAGCCGGTGCTACAGCGTGCCTTTCGACTCCCGGAACCGACTACCGAGCCGCTGGTCGATTATGTCATCGACGATCAGGGCAATGGCCTGGTTCTGCAGTTGCTCCGCGCCAAGCCCGGTACATTGGCCTCGTATCCTGCCGAGGAGCAGCGTGAACTGCGTCAGCGTGTCAGCAGCGAGTTTGGTGCGCTGCTGCAGGTCGAGCATCAGCAGGGCTTGCGCGCCGAGGCTGATATTTCCATACGAAACTGATTGCAACGCGAGACCATCATGGCCAAAAGAATACTGACGCTCAACCAGATTTCGGTGAAGGGGCTTGAGCGCCTGCCGCGCGATAGCTATGAGATAGCCAGTGAGTTTGCACACCCCGACGCGATTCTTTTGCGCAGTCACAAACTTCAGGCTGAGGAAATCCCCGAGTCAGTGTTGGGCATTGCCCGCGCTGGTGCCGGCGTCAATAATATCCCTGTAGTTGAGTGTACCCGGCGCGGTATCCCGGTATTCAACTCTCCGGGGGCCAATGCCAATGCGGTCAAGGAACTGGTGGCGGCAGGCCTGTTGCTGGGCTCCAGGGGAATTATCGAGGGTCTGGACTACGTCGCCGGTCTGGCCGGTACCACCGACGCCAGCTGGCTCCATCAGGAGCTAGAAGCACACAAGAAACAGTTCAAGGGCAGCGAATTGCGGGGCAAGACCCTGGGCGTCGTCGGGCTTGGCGCAATCGGCTCTCTGGTGGCAGACATGGCGCTGACCATGGGTATGGAGGTGATCGGTTACGATCCCGCCCTGTCCGTCGATGCGGCCTGGCGGTTGTCCAGCCAGGTACGCAAGGCGGATACTCTGTCGGCGGTTTTCGCCCGCAGTGACTATGTTACGCTGCACTTGCCCGTACTGGATTCCACCCGCGGGCTGGTGAACAGTGAACTGCTGGGAGCGATGCGTCCCGACGGTTGTCTGTTGAATTTCGCGCGCCAGGAAATTGTCGATCACGACGCACTGCTGGCAGCACTGGAAACAGGCCACCTGCGCAAATACATCGCCGATTTTCCCACACCCGAGCTGCTTGGGCGCAGTGATGTCATCCTTATGCCACACATCGGCGCGAGCACTGACGAAGCGGAGGAAAATTGTGCCATCATGGCTGCGGATCAGCTGCGAGACTTCCTGGAAAACGGCAATATCCGCAATTCGGTGAACTTTCCGATGCTGCAACTGGAGCGGGCCGGCAGCTGCCGCCTGGCAATCACCAATACCAATGTTCCAAAAATTCTGGGCAGCGTCCTGGCGATTCTGGCCGAATTGAATATCAACGTACTGGACATGTTGAACAAGAGCCGCGACGAACTCGCCTACAACCTGATCGATATCGATTGCACACCTTCTGACGAGAGCCTCGCCAGAATGCGTGCCCTGACAGGCGTGATCAATGTGCGCCTGATCAGCTGACATGAGAAGATAGTCGCTGTCATAATACAGCAAGGCTACCTGCCTGAGGCGATCTCCATGCCCGATCAATTCGAGTCCATCCAGCAGCAGATCAAAGACAGCCGGGACTTTGACAACCCGCCGTTGCACTTGTGGCAGCCGGCGCTGTCCGGGGATATCGATATCCGGATAGCTGCCGACGGCGCCTGGTACCACGATGGCACTGCCATTGCGCGAGAAGCCATAGTGCGCTTGTTCGCGAGTATTCTGCGGCGCGAAGATGACGGTCAGTACTATCTGGTTACACCGGCCGAAAAGTGGCGGATAAAGGTCGACTTGCACCCGCTTGTCGTCACTGAAATTGACGCGGTAGAGCAGGATGGCCAACGCATGCTGCTGGCGCGGCTCAATACCGGCAAACAGGTGCCGATCGAT
It contains:
- a CDS encoding phosphoglycerate dehydrogenase, with protein sequence MAKRILTLNQISVKGLERLPRDSYEIASEFAHPDAILLRSHKLQAEEIPESVLGIARAGAGVNNIPVVECTRRGIPVFNSPGANANAVKELVAAGLLLGSRGIIEGLDYVAGLAGTTDASWLHQELEAHKKQFKGSELRGKTLGVVGLGAIGSLVADMALTMGMEVIGYDPALSVDAAWRLSSQVRKADTLSAVFARSDYVTLHLPVLDSTRGLVNSELLGAMRPDGCLLNFARQEIVDHDALLAALETGHLRKYIADFPTPELLGRSDVILMPHIGASTDEAEENCAIMAADQLRDFLENGNIRNSVNFPMLQLERAGSCRLAITNTNVPKILGSVLAILAELNINVLDMLNKSRDELAYNLIDIDCTPSDESLARMRALTGVINVRLIS
- a CDS encoding DUF1285 domain-containing protein yields the protein MPDQFESIQQQIKDSRDFDNPPLHLWQPALSGDIDIRIAADGAWYHDGTAIAREAIVRLFASILRREDDGQYYLVTPAEKWRIKVDLHPLVVTEIDAVEQDGQRMLLARLNTGKQVPIDARHPLFLEPAVGDVAAVKLPHGLSALLSRAAWYRLVEIAERVEGRLQVASGGQWFALEPEPA
- a CDS encoding SurA N-terminal domain-containing protein; the encoded protein is MLQDLRKSTQGTAAKVIIAVIVLSFALFGLESILVSGGRDTVAEVNGEAISPAELQQAVDTQRRQLISMLGEDLDPAMLDEQRLSARALEGIINRKVLLQSAVELDLVVSEQELGKVIAGMEQFQMDGQFSPEMYKSLLASAGYTPASFKRALRDDLLVNQLRSGLAGSDFATPAELELNARILGEQRDIRYLTIPFAPFLEDAGGDIEQADIEAYYRANEERFRTPETVELNYLELTLDDFREAVDENAIEEEYQLEISNYQYQSENRVSHILLQQRSDESGDEFEARVNEVQQALAGGQDFAEVAAAMSDDVGSASNGGDLGFTAGDAFPEAMEEAIGALEVNEISGPVVTEAGTHILQVTERREADPPSLDELRPELERRLQEREARVALLLAVEELRDLAFNADNLQRPASELGLEVKRSEPISRDQDTGPLASPKVIRAAFSEDVLELGHNSEVLELDSNRFVAVHVHRHNPPALQSLDLVRDEIVAALTEQQAREQLQSAAEEAVAAVESGESVESVAKRLDYEWQVELGAQRSNRMVPQPVLQRAFRLPEPTTEPLVDYVIDDQGNGLVLQLLRAKPGTLASYPAEEQRELRQRVSSEFGALLQVEHQQGLRAEADISIRN